A DNA window from Solanum lycopersicum chromosome 3, SLM_r2.1 contains the following coding sequences:
- the LOC101245523 gene encoding uncharacterized protein, whose translation MAMTIYVAPTAENNPSVNSTCKKERQQISIPFIWEERPGIPIKDWKPKPVATATTSGAFTFTPPVKLIASVPFEWEEKPGTPLPFFSQTSPHENIVGLPSTVRAVHEGGDDFWAGIGEYIDQRGNHEEDEMTESEVEASDSESIYESFSSAPSSLLANGFIPTVDISSAVPVEQTSPTADIHHTQLQSPLSPTSEAGSSVLSYATGTTSLVGTAFLEKLFPLLSPNTSFLQNCSNPEKGGSHVPPKALNNNQVRENNCSIKVRHPLTLGELIMMSRRRSYQRKTVQMQKQSISKEMMEDDDVVGSCILGIGNSIGELHNKWKRQLQLKLI comes from the exons ATGGCGATGACAATATATGTTGCTCCAACGGCAGAAAACAACCCTTCTGTGAATTCAACCTGCAAGAAAGAGAGGCAACAAATTTCTATTCCGTTTATCTGGGAAGAAAGACCAGGAATACCGATAAAGGATTGGAAACCAAAGCCTGTAGCTACGGCTACTACTAGTGGTGCGTTTACGTTTACACCCCCAGTTAAGCTCATTGCTTCTGTTCCCTTTGAATGGGAAGAAAAGCCAGGAACACCACTTCCTTTCTTCTCACAGACATCTCCACATGAAAATATTGTTGGCTTACCTTCAACTGTTAGGGCTGTGCATGAAGGTGGAGATGACTTCTGGGCTGGAATTGGCGAGTACATTGATCAGCGTGGTAATCATGAAGAAGATGAGATGACAGAGTCAGAAGTTGAGGCATCTGATTCTGAATCAATATATGAGTCCTTCAGTTCAGCCCCTTCTTCCCTCCTAGCTAATGGCTTCATACCAACTGTCGACATTTCAAGTGCTGTTCCTGTGGAGCAAACTTCTCCGACAGCAGACATACACCATACCCAGCTACAGAGTCCTCTTTCACCAACTTCTGAAGCAGGCAGCAGCGTTCTGAGTTATGCCACTGGAACTACAAGCTTGGTTGGGACTGCTTTTCTGGAAAAGCTCTTCCCTCTGTTATCACCTAATACAAGCTTTCTTCAGAACTGCAGCAACCCTGAAAAAGGAGGTTCTCATGTTCCTCCGAAAGCACTTAATAACAATCAAGTTCGTGAAAACAATTGCAGCATCAAAGTAAGGCATCCACTAACTCTAGGTGAGCTGATAATGATGAGCCGAAGAAGAAGTTACCAGAGGAAAACCGTCCAAATGCAGAAGCAGAGCATCTCTAAG GAAATGATGGAGGATGATGATGTTGTCGGAAGCTGCATCCTTGGAATTGGCAACAGCATTGGCGAACTGCACAACAAGTGGAAGAGGCAATTGCAACTCAAACTAATATGA
- the LOC101245820 gene encoding protein PSK SIMULATOR 1 has product MALETWLNKVKKTIAQSFVTVRSAGAPRAKTAVIKKSSVGVLAFEISGLMSKLLHLWQFLSEKNMMRIRNESICTEGVRKIVSNDDAFLLGLACAEIVENLRLVAKSLSRMSKRCEDSHLRSFDRLFTEFANTGRDPYNWVLSLKDMELKIKKMDQFVTTTALLHRQMDELSVLENSLKKASNSNTNSHFNDSDISIKEQKILELRQKYLWQKQEVKYLKERSLWCRSFDTVASLLARSIFTTLARIKLVFGINHGYPNSLPRSLSASATVYPSENHNTCNFVSGPLMNNPPPILKVSDHEFFESNTKLLKPPTSTLGAAALALHYANLIIVMEKMIRSPQLVGVDARDDLYSMLPNSVRSSLRSRLKGVGFSASDPVLAGEWKDALQKILGWLSPLAHNMIKWQSERSFEQQNLVPKTNVLLLQTLYFANQEKTEAAITELLVGLNYIWRFEREMNAKALFECTNFNNFLNLKHSSN; this is encoded by the coding sequence ATGGCGCTGGAAACATGGTTGAATAAGGTGAAGAAAACGATAGCACAGAGCTTTGTTACAGTAAGATCAGCGGGTGCGCCACGTGCAAAGACGGCGGTGATCAAGAAATCAAGTGTTGGGGTTTTAGCGTTTGAGATCTCTGGATTGATGTCAAAGTTACTCCATTTATGGCAATTTTTATCTGAGAAAAATATGATGAGAATTCGTAATGAGTCAATATGCACAGAAGGTGTTCGTAAAATTGTCTCAAACGATGATGCTTTTCTTTTAGGCCTTGCTTGTGCGGAGATTGTGGAGAATTTAAGGCTGGTTGCGAAATCTTTATCAAGAATGAGTAAGAGATGTGAAGATTCACATCTCAGAAGCTTTGATCGATTGTTTACTGAATTCGCAAATACGGGTCGTGATCCTTATAATTGGGTTCTTAGTTTGAAGGATATGGagttaaaaatcaagaaaatggatCAGTTTGTCACTACAACTGCTCTGCTTCATCGACAAATGGATGAGCTTTCAGTACTTGAGAATAGTCTAAAGAAAGCTTCGAATTCGAATACGAATTCCCATTTCAATGATTCTGACATTTCAATCAAAGAACAGAAGATACTTGAGCTACGACAGAAGTATCTGTGGCAGAAACAAGAAGTTAAGTATCTAAAAGAGCGATCTTTATGGTGTCGTAGCTTTGACACAGTTGCATCATTGTTAGCTCGATCCATTTTCACTACACTAGCAAGGATCAAGCTTGTTTTTGGTATCAATCATGGATATCCAAATTCACTCCCACGTAGTCTCTCTGCTTCAGCCACTGTGTATCCTTCAGAAAATCACAACACATGCAATTTCGTCTCTGGTCCATTGATGAACAATCCTCCCCCTATACTCAAAGTCTCAGATCATGAATTTTTCGAATCAAATACTAAGCTACTTAAACCACCAACGAGTACTTTAGGCGCGGCTGCACTTGCTCTACATTATGCTAATTTGATCATTGTTATGGAAAAAATGATAAGATCACCACAACTAGTTGGAGTTGATGCTAGAGATGATTTATACTCCATGTTACCAAATAGCGTTCGATCATCATTAAGATCAAGACTAAAAGGAGTTGGATTTTCGGCTAGTGATCCAGTTCTGGCTGGTGAATGGAAAGATGCCCTACAAAAGATTTTAGGATGGTTGTCACCTTTGGCACATAACATGATCAAATGGCAAAGTGAAAGGAGCTTTGAACAACAAAACTTAGTTCCAAAAACTAATGTCCTCTTGCTGCAAACTTTGTATTTTGCAAATCAAGAAAAGACTGAAGCTGCCATAACAGAGCTATTAGTTGGTCTAAACTATATTTGGAGGTTTGAAAGAGAAATGAATGCTAAGGCCTTGTTTGAGTGTACCAACTTCAACAACTTCTTGAATTTGAAGCATTCAAGTAATTAG